One region of Oscillatoria salina IIICB1 genomic DNA includes:
- the groL gene encoding chaperonin GroEL (60 kDa chaperone family; promotes refolding of misfolded polypeptides especially under stressful conditions; forms two stacked rings of heptamers to form a barrel-shaped 14mer; ends can be capped by GroES; misfolded proteins enter the barrel where they are refolded when GroES binds), with protein sequence MAKTIIYNEQARRALEKGIDILAEAVAVTLGPKGRNVVLEKKFGAPQIVNDGVTIAKEIELEDHIENTGVSLIRQAASKTNDVAGDGTTTATVLAHAMVKEGLRNVAAGANPIAVKRGIDKATEFLVGKIADHAKQITDSKAIAQVGTISAGNDSEVGEMIANAMDKVGKEGVISLEEGKSMTTELEITEGMRFDKGYISPYFVTDTERMEAVFDEPYILITDKKITLVQDLVPVLEQVARAGKGLVIIAEDIEKEALATLVVNRLRGVLNVAAVKAPGFGDRRKQMLEDIAVLTGGSVISEDAGVKLESAKLEQLGKARRITMTKDNTTIVAEGNEKEVKARCEVIRRQMEETDSSYDREKLQERLAKLSGGVAVIKVGAATETEMKDRKLRLEDAINATKAAVEEGIVPGGGTTLAHLVPDLEEWAKANLTGEALTGATIVTRALAAPLKRIAENAGQNGAVIAERIKEKDFSVGFDASNGEFVDMFDAGIVDPAKVTRSALQNAASIAGMVLTTECIVVDKPEKESGAGGGAGDFDY encoded by the coding sequence ATGGCAAAAACAATCATTTACAACGAACAAGCCCGTCGCGCTTTAGAAAAAGGGATTGACATTTTAGCGGAAGCTGTTGCTGTCACCCTTGGACCGAAAGGACGTAACGTAGTTCTAGAGAAGAAATTCGGCGCACCGCAAATTGTTAACGACGGTGTCACGATCGCTAAAGAGATCGAACTCGAAGACCACATTGAAAATACAGGTGTATCTTTAATTCGTCAAGCAGCTTCTAAAACCAATGATGTTGCTGGTGATGGAACCACCACAGCGACAGTTTTAGCCCATGCAATGGTGAAAGAAGGCTTGCGTAACGTTGCCGCAGGTGCAAATCCGATCGCTGTGAAGCGTGGTATCGACAAAGCAACCGAATTTTTGGTTGGCAAAATTGCTGACCATGCCAAACAGATTACCGATTCCAAAGCGATCGCGCAAGTAGGAACTATCTCCGCAGGAAACGACTCCGAAGTTGGCGAAATGATCGCTAACGCAATGGATAAAGTGGGTAAAGAAGGTGTCATCTCCCTCGAAGAAGGAAAATCGATGACTACCGAGTTAGAAATTACCGAAGGGATGCGCTTTGACAAAGGCTACATTTCCCCCTACTTCGTCACCGACACCGAACGCATGGAAGCTGTCTTTGACGAACCTTATATCTTAATTACCGACAAAAAGATTACCTTAGTTCAAGACTTAGTACCAGTTTTAGAACAAGTTGCGCGCGCTGGGAAAGGCTTGGTAATCATTGCTGAGGATATCGAAAAAGAAGCCTTAGCTACCTTAGTTGTCAACCGTTTGCGTGGTGTTTTAAACGTCGCTGCGGTAAAAGCACCCGGATTTGGCGATCGCCGCAAACAAATGCTCGAAGATATCGCTGTTTTAACAGGCGGTAGCGTAATTAGCGAAGATGCAGGTGTGAAACTCGAATCTGCCAAACTCGAACAGTTGGGTAAAGCGCGTCGCATCACGATGACCAAAGACAATACTACCATCGTCGCTGAGGGCAACGAAAAAGAAGTTAAAGCCCGTTGCGAAGTTATTCGTCGTCAGATGGAAGAAACCGACTCTTCTTACGACAGAGAGAAATTGCAAGAACGTTTAGCGAAACTCTCCGGTGGTGTTGCGGTAATCAAAGTTGGTGCAGCTACAGAAACCGAAATGAAAGACCGCAAATTGCGCTTAGAAGACGCAATTAACGCCACTAAAGCCGCAGTTGAAGAAGGAATCGTCCCCGGAGGCGGAACCACTTTAGCGCACCTCGTACCGGATTTAGAAGAGTGGGCGAAAGCTAACTTAACTGGAGAAGCACTCACAGGTGCAACGATTGTTACTCGCGCATTGGCTGCACCGTTAAAGCGGATTGCTGAAAACGCCGGACAAAATGGCGCAGTAATTGCGGAAAGAATCAAAGAAAAAGACTTCAGCGTTGGTTTCGATGCTTCTAACGGTGAGTTCGTCGATATGTTCGATGCAGGTATTGTTGACCCTGCGAAAGTAACTCGTTCCGCATTACAAAACGCTGCTAGTATTGCGGGAATGGTCTTAACCACCGAATGTATTGTTGTGGATAAGCCTGAGAAAGAAAGCGGTGCTGGTGGTGGTGCTGGCGATTTCGATTACTAA
- a CDS encoding photosystem I assembly protein Ycf3, with amino-acid sequence MPRTQRNDNFIDKSFTVMADLILKLLPTNQKSKEAFAYYRDGMAAQADGEYAEALENYFEALELEEDANDRSYILYNIGLIKQSNGELEEALDYYHQAIELNPRLPQALNNIAVLYHHQGEKAKAAGDNETAEGCYDNAAEYWKQAIRLAPNNYIEAQNWLKITGRSEMDVFF; translated from the coding sequence ATGCCACGTACTCAACGCAATGACAACTTCATCGACAAAAGCTTTACCGTGATGGCAGACTTGATTCTCAAGTTGTTACCGACTAACCAAAAATCAAAAGAAGCTTTTGCTTACTATCGCGATGGTATGGCTGCACAAGCTGATGGAGAATACGCAGAAGCTTTGGAAAACTACTTTGAAGCACTCGAACTCGAAGAAGATGCTAACGATCGCAGCTACATTCTCTACAATATCGGACTGATCAAGCAAAGTAACGGCGAGCTTGAAGAAGCTTTAGATTACTATCACCAAGCAATCGAACTCAACCCTCGTCTTCCCCAAGCCCTTAACAATATCGCCGTACTTTATCATCATCAAGGGGAGAAAGCCAAAGCTGCCGGAGATAACGAAACTGCGGAAGGTTGTTACGACAACGCAGCAGAATACTGGAAACAAGCCATTCGTCTCGCACCCAATAACTATATTGAAGCCCAAAACTGGCTCAAGATCACCGGGCGATCGGAAATGGATGTTTTCTTCTAA
- the gatC gene encoding Asp-tRNA(Asn)/Glu-tRNA(Gln) amidotransferase subunit GatC, giving the protein MIDLKQVRKVAHLARLKLTAEEEEKFTTQLSAILEYFEQLSELNTEDVPPTTRAIEVSNITRPDELEPFRDRQALLQQAPAQEDDFLSVPQILNTDEE; this is encoded by the coding sequence ATGATTGACCTCAAACAAGTTAGAAAAGTTGCTCATTTAGCCCGTTTGAAATTAACTGCTGAAGAAGAAGAAAAATTTACTACTCAACTGAGTGCTATTTTGGAATATTTCGAGCAGTTAAGCGAACTAAATACAGAAGATGTACCACCAACAACCAGAGCGATCGAAGTTAGTAATATTACTCGTCCAGATGAATTAGAACCTTTTCGCGATCGCCAAGCTTTACTCCAACAAGCACCCGCACAAGAAGATGACTTTTTGTCCGTACCACAAATCCTCAATACTGACGAAGAATAA